The Euphorbia lathyris chromosome 2, ddEupLath1.1, whole genome shotgun sequence genome includes a window with the following:
- the LOC136220008 gene encoding probable polygalacturonase, translating to MKMPVAFLLLLALSNLIGINGGIDGVESRRLCDYKPSLDPRPHSVSISEFGAVGDGKTLNTIAFQNAIFYLKSFADKGGAQLYVPPGKWLTGSFNLTSHLTLFLEKGAVILGSQNPIHWDILEPLPSYGRGIELPGGRYRSLINGYKLIDVVITGDNGTIDGQGSVWWDWFSSHSLNYSRPHLVEFVESEYIVVSNLTFINAPAYNIHPVYCSNVLVQNMSVSAPPKSPYTVGIVPDSSNNVCIEDSIIEMGHDAIALKSGWDEYGIAYNRATKNIHIRRVHLKSSSGSSIAFGSEMSGGISDVRVENIHLYNSLSGVEFRTTKGRGAYMKSISISNVKMDNIILAFAAIGDYGLHPDKNFDPNAIPVLEQITIRNVTGTNITIAGNFTGIQESPFTSICLFNVSLIVSTSSNSWTCSNVKGSSAGVFPEPCPELSYPYSSSSSGCYSLLDSYGKSASL from the exons ATGAAGATGCCA gtgGCATTTCTGTTGCTACTGGCACTAAGCAATTTAATAGGGATTAATGGAGGAATTGATGGAGTAGAGAGCAGAAGATTGTGTGATTATAAGCCTAGTTTAGACCCAAGACCACATAGTGTTTCAATTTCTGAGTTTGGTGCTGTTGGAGATGGGAAAACATTGAATACAATTGCTTTTCAGAATGctattttttatttgaagtctTTTGCTGATAAGGGTGGTGCTCAGCTCTATGTTCCTCCCGGAAAATGGCTTACCGGAAGCTTCAATCTCACCAGTCATCTCACTCTCTTCCTGGAGAAAGGTGCTGTCATTCTTGGATCTCAG AATCCAATTCACTGGGATATTTTAGAACCATTACCATCATATGGTCGAGGAATCGAGCTTCCGGGAGGAAGGTATCGGAGTCTAATAAACGGATATAAGTTGATTGATGTGGTGATAACAG GTGATAATGGAACCATCGATGGCCAGGGTTCGGTTTGGTGGGATTGGTTCAGTTCCCATTCTTTGAACTACAGCAGGCCTCATCTCGTAGAATTCGTAGAATCAGAATATATAGTTGTTTCGAATCTTACATTCATTAATGCTCCTGCATATAACATTCATCCAGTATACTGCAG CAATGTGCTTGTTCAAAATATGTCCGTCTCCGCTCCGCCAAAATCCCCCTACACCGTGGGTATAGTCCCAG ATTCTTCAAATAATGTGTGCATAGAAGACAGCATTATCGAAATGGGCCACGACGCCATTGCCCTCAAGAGCGGCTGGGATGAATATGGTATAGCCTATAATAGAGCCACCAAGAACATACACATAAGGAGGGTTCACCTCAAATCATCATCAGGCTCTTCTATCGCCTTCGGTAGCGAGATGTCAGGCGGTATTTCGGATGTTCGAGTGGAGAATATCCACCTATACAACTCTTTAAGCGGGGTCGAGTTCCGAACAACGAAAGGCCGAGGTGCTTACATGAAAAGTATCTCCATATCAAATGTCAAAATGGATAACATCATCTTAGCATTTGCTGCAATTGGTGATTACGGGTTACATCCGGATAAAAACTTCGATCCTAACGCAATCCCGGTTCTCGAGCAGATCACAATACGTAATGTGACCGGTACAAACATCACTATAGCTGGAAATTTCACAGGAATTCAAGAATCTCCCTTCACCTCAATCTGTTTATTCAATGTTTCATTAATTGTTTCAACCTCATCAAATTCATGGACATGTTCAAATGTTAAAGGATCTTCAGCTGGTGTTTTCCCCGAACCGTGCCCCGAACTGTCCTACCCTTACTCAAGTTCTTCATCAGGTTGCTATTCTCTC